Proteins encoded together in one Leishmania donovani BPK282A1 complete genome, chromosome 33 window:
- a CDS encoding 33 kDa inner dynein arm light chain, axonemal, putative, with protein sequence MNMPHLMRHIQDTGALLDTLFPIQQQSAAAVPPSCTGSPSGVSGDSEAAQEDVEQLVSVQTVSAAPAFREDVVALHATLQKRLEERRARPTGLCPIRRALYCDLFSELVRQITVEEPARGLLLARVREEAEHALQVHAALLREGQRFVAGKLMQDKHDALALKERIAALRQEKVALEVQKHELLETLKEMEQRFEEERQLRRKQQQDEVKYLRHANQQLSLRLKMETERESAAAEVEGSSEAAPATS encoded by the coding sequence ATGAACATGCCGCACCTCATGCGGCACATCCAGGACACCGGGGCACTGCTTGACACTCTCTTCCCCATTCAGCAGcagtccgccgccgccgtccctCCTAGCTGTACTGGGTCTCCGAGCGGCGTAAGTGGCGACAGCGAAGCTGCCCAGGAGGACGTGGAGCAGCTGGTCTCTGTTCAGACGGTCTCGGCAGCGCCTGCGTTTCGCGAGGATGTCGTGGCGCTCCATGCTACACTGCAGAAGCGCCTCGAGgagcgccgcgcgcggccTACGGGCCTGTGCCCCATTCGGCGCGCACTCTATTGTGACCTGTTCTCAGAGCTGGTGCGCCAGATTACAGTCGAGGAGCCGGCGCGGGGTCTGCTGCTGGCCCGCGTGCGAGAGGAAGCGGAACACGCCCTCCAGGTCCACGCCGCTTTGCTGCGCGAAGGTCAACGGTTTGTCGCCGGTAAGCTGATGCAGGACAAGCATGACGCACTCGCCCTGAAAGagcgcatcgctgccctGCGTCAGGAAAAGGTGGCGTTAGAGGTACAGAAGCACGAGCTGCTCGAGACGCTGAAGGAAATGGAGCAGCGCTTCGAGGAGgaacggcagctgcggcgcaagcagcagcaggatgaGGTGAAGTACTTGCGGCACGCGAACCAGCAGCTGAGCCTGCGACTGAAGATGGAGACGGAGCGAGAGTCGGCCGCGGCTGAGGTAGAGGGCAGCAGTgaggcagcgccagcgacgtCGTAA